One stretch of Segatella copri DNA includes these proteins:
- a CDS encoding uracil-xanthine permease family protein, whose translation MDTEQLSMTKKTLVGVQFLFVAFGATVLVPLLIGIDPATALFTAGVGTFLFHFITKGKVPIFLGSSFAFIAPIIAATKQWGLPGTIAGLTSVSLVYFVMSALVKWQGKKLLDRIFPPVVIGPAIILIGLSLSGSAVDMAKTNWILAFASLITAILVLTFCKGLMKLVPIISGVIVGYVIAICMGEVDFSGVAAASWFSCPVSFDTITHFSWAPFLYMLPVAIAPVLEHIGDVYVVSAVAKKDFVADPGLHRTMLGDGLACLCSAFLGGPPETTYSEVTGAMSITKVTSPAVIRISAATAICFSIVGKLSALLQSIPQAVLGGIMLLLFGTIASVGVQNLMQNKVDMNETRNVIIISVMLTMGLGGAVLSSGSFAISGIGLSAVIGVVLNLVLPKTKKKEA comes from the coding sequence ATGGATACAGAACAACTTTCTATGACCAAGAAAACCCTTGTGGGAGTACAATTCCTGTTTGTGGCTTTCGGTGCAACGGTTCTGGTGCCTCTTCTGATAGGCATCGATCCGGCAACGGCTCTCTTCACCGCTGGTGTAGGAACCTTTCTTTTTCACTTCATCACCAAGGGTAAGGTGCCTATCTTTCTGGGCAGTTCCTTCGCCTTTATCGCCCCTATCATCGCTGCAACCAAGCAATGGGGACTGCCGGGAACAATCGCCGGACTAACCAGCGTTTCTCTGGTGTATTTCGTCATGAGCGCCCTAGTGAAATGGCAGGGCAAGAAACTGCTGGACAGGATTTTTCCTCCGGTAGTCATCGGTCCCGCCATCATCCTCATCGGTCTCTCCCTTTCGGGCAGCGCTGTGGATATGGCAAAGACCAACTGGATTCTCGCCTTTGCATCGCTCATCACCGCTATCCTGGTGCTTACCTTCTGCAAGGGCTTGATGAAGCTGGTTCCTATCATTTCGGGGGTTATCGTGGGCTATGTCATCGCCATCTGCATGGGCGAGGTAGATTTCTCGGGCGTGGCAGCGGCATCATGGTTCTCCTGTCCTGTATCCTTCGATACCATCACCCATTTCTCCTGGGCTCCATTCCTCTATATGTTGCCCGTGGCAATAGCTCCGGTGCTGGAGCATATCGGCGATGTGTATGTGGTGAGTGCCGTAGCCAAGAAGGATTTCGTGGCAGATCCGGGATTGCATCGCACGATGTTGGGCGATGGACTGGCATGTCTCTGTTCAGCCTTTCTGGGCGGACCTCCTGAGACCACTTATTCAGAGGTAACAGGTGCGATGTCTATCACCAAGGTAACGAGTCCTGCCGTGATTCGCATATCCGCAGCCACCGCCATCTGTTTCTCCATCGTGGGCAAGTTGAGTGCTTTGTTGCAGAGCATTCCTCAGGCGGTTTTAGGTGGCATCATGCTGCTGCTTTTCGGAACCATCGCAAGTGTGGGCGTTCAGAATCTGATGCAGAACAAGGTAGACATGAATGAAACCCGCAATGTCATCATCATCTCTGTGATGCTGACGATGGGCTTGGGTGGCGCCGTTCTCTCATCCGGTTCCTTCGCCATTTCCGGCATCGGTCTTTCCGCCGTCATCGGCGTAGTACTCAACCTCGTTCTTCCTAAGACGAAGAAGAAAGAGGCATAA
- a CDS encoding GDP-L-fucose synthase family protein produces the protein MDKNSKIYIAGHHGLVGSAIWNNLKKRGYNNLVGSSHKELDLTDQYAVEKFFDEEKPDAVVLAAAFVGGIMANSLYRADFIMQNMKMQCNVISNAYSHGVKKLLFLGSTCIYPKNAPQPMSEDVLLTSPLEYTNEEYAIAKIAGLKMCESYNLQYGTNYIAVMPTNLYGPNDNFHLENSHVMPAMMRKIYLAKLIHDGDWHSIEVDMNKRPINPTDKLREIIGEGNVDGSNSHERILKALEFYGIYDNKVVLWGTGKPLREFLWSEDMADASVHVLLNVDFKDIIGIEKYSSVFYGAKVDGAVDRNNSEGRGGAIPSLGEIRNCHINVGTGKELTIRELSELVVKAVGFEGEVEFDASKPDGTMRKLISVDKLHSLGWTHKVEIEDGVKKLFAWYQESLKD, from the coding sequence TTGGATAAGAATTCTAAGATTTATATTGCAGGACACCACGGACTCGTGGGTTCTGCTATCTGGAATAACCTCAAGAAGAGAGGTTATAACAACCTGGTAGGTAGTTCTCACAAAGAACTCGACTTGACCGACCAGTATGCAGTAGAGAAGTTCTTTGACGAGGAAAAGCCGGATGCAGTAGTATTGGCTGCTGCCTTCGTGGGCGGTATCATGGCGAATTCATTGTATCGTGCAGACTTCATCATGCAGAACATGAAGATGCAATGCAACGTAATCAGCAACGCTTATTCTCATGGCGTGAAGAAGCTCCTCTTCCTGGGCTCTACCTGCATCTATCCTAAGAATGCACCACAGCCAATGAGTGAAGATGTGCTCCTTACTTCTCCGCTGGAATATACCAACGAGGAATATGCCATCGCCAAGATTGCCGGACTGAAGATGTGCGAGAGCTACAACCTTCAGTATGGTACCAACTATATCGCTGTGATGCCAACCAACCTCTATGGCCCTAACGATAACTTCCATCTGGAGAACAGCCACGTAATGCCTGCGATGATGCGCAAGATTTATCTTGCCAAACTCATCCACGATGGCGACTGGCACAGCATAGAGGTGGATATGAACAAGCGCCCTATCAATCCTACTGATAAGCTCCGCGAAATCATCGGCGAGGGTAACGTAGACGGCAGCAACTCTCACGAGCGCATTCTGAAGGCGCTGGAGTTCTATGGCATCTACGACAACAAGGTAGTGCTTTGGGGAACAGGCAAACCATTGCGTGAATTCCTCTGGAGCGAGGATATGGCAGATGCCAGCGTTCACGTGCTCCTGAATGTAGATTTCAAGGACATCATCGGTATCGAGAAGTACAGTTCTGTATTCTATGGTGCCAAGGTAGATGGTGCTGTGGATAGAAACAACTCTGAGGGCCGTGGTGGCGCTATCCCTTCTCTCGGTGAGATTCGCAACTGCCACATCAACGTGGGTACCGGCAAGGAGCTCACCATCCGTGAACTTTCTGAGCTTGTAGTAAAGGCAGTAGGTTTCGAAGGCGAGGTAGAGTTTGACGCTAGCAAGCCAGATGGAACCATGCGCAAGCTCATCTCTGTAGATAAGCTCCACAGCCTCGGCTGGACGCATAAGGTAGAGATTGAGGATGGTGTGAAGAAACTCTTCGCCTGGTATCAGGAGAGTCTGAAAGACTAA
- the gmd gene encoding GDP-mannose 4,6-dehydratase: MNRKVALITGITGQDGSYLAELLLEKGYDVHGTIRRSSTDYRERIAHLEGTPNFHLHYADLGDSMSIIQVMNKVKPTEVYNLAAQSHVQVSFDSPEFTADVDATGVLRILEAIRQCGLEKTCRMYQASTSELYGKVEEVPQNENTPFHPYSPYAVAKQYGFWIVKEYREAYDMFCCSGILFNHESERRGETFVTRKITLAAARIKQGKQDKLYLGNLDSLRDWGYAKDYVECMWLILQAEKPEDFVIATGKQHSVREFAQLAFHYVGIELKWEGKDENEKGICVEGPEELIGKTLVEVSPDFYRPTDVVNLWGDPTKAKAKLNWNPNTTSFEDLVKIMVESDMAKVAAEDAGQKVRCNLAEYLEKGIVK; the protein is encoded by the coding sequence ATGAATAGAAAAGTAGCTTTAATTACAGGTATTACAGGCCAGGATGGTTCATACTTGGCTGAATTATTGTTGGAAAAAGGGTATGATGTTCACGGAACTATCCGCCGGTCATCTACCGACTACCGCGAAAGAATTGCCCATTTGGAGGGTACGCCTAATTTCCATCTTCACTATGCTGACCTCGGTGACTCTATGAGTATCATCCAGGTAATGAACAAGGTGAAACCTACTGAGGTATATAATCTGGCAGCACAGAGCCACGTACAGGTGAGCTTCGACTCCCCTGAGTTTACAGCAGATGTAGATGCTACCGGTGTGCTCCGTATCCTGGAGGCTATCCGCCAATGCGGTCTGGAGAAGACCTGCCGTATGTATCAGGCTTCAACATCTGAGCTCTACGGTAAGGTAGAAGAGGTTCCTCAGAACGAGAACACTCCATTCCACCCTTATTCTCCATACGCTGTTGCCAAGCAGTATGGTTTCTGGATTGTCAAGGAGTATCGTGAGGCTTATGATATGTTCTGCTGCTCTGGTATCCTCTTCAATCATGAAAGTGAGCGCCGTGGCGAGACTTTCGTTACCCGCAAGATTACTTTGGCAGCGGCACGCATCAAGCAGGGCAAGCAAGACAAGCTCTATCTCGGTAACCTGGATTCGCTCCGCGACTGGGGGTATGCCAAGGATTATGTAGAGTGTATGTGGCTGATTCTCCAGGCTGAGAAACCAGAGGACTTCGTGATTGCAACAGGTAAGCAGCACTCTGTCCGTGAGTTCGCCCAGCTGGCGTTCCACTATGTAGGAATCGAACTGAAATGGGAAGGCAAGGATGAGAACGAGAAGGGTATCTGCGTTGAGGGTCCTGAGGAACTCATCGGCAAGACACTCGTTGAGGTTTCTCCTGATTTCTACCGCCCTACCGACGTGGTGAACCTCTGGGGTGACCCAACAAAGGCTAAGGCTAAGCTCAACTGGAATCCTAACACCACCTCTTTCGAGGATCTCGTAAAGATCATGGTAGAGAGCGATATGGCGAAGGTAGCTGCCGAGGATGCCGGTCAGAAGGTTCGCTGCAATCTTGCAGAATATTTGGAAAAGGGAATTGTTAAGTAA